A genomic region of Brevibacillus sp. JNUCC-41 contains the following coding sequences:
- the gatB gene encoding Asp-tRNA(Asn)/Glu-tRNA(Gln) amidotransferase subunit GatB, whose product MDFETVIGLEVHVELKTDSKIFSASPNHFGAAPNSNTTVIDLGYPGVLPVVNKKAVDFAMKAAIALNCEVAEITKFDRKNYFYPDNPKAYQISQFDQPIGEHGWIEIEVGGKKKKIGITRIHMEEDAGKLTHKGNYSLCDYNRQGTPLVEIVSEPDITSPEEAYAYLEKLKSIIQYTGVSDCKMEEGSLRCDANISLKPIGQKEFGTKTELKNLNSFNFVRKGLEHEEIRQAEILNEGGIIEQETRRFDEATGRTVLMRIKEGSDDYRYFPEPDLLTIHIDEEWKARIAAEIPELPDARKKRYVEEFGLPEYDAAVLTVTKESADFFEATVASGADAKLASNWIMGEVSAFLNAEGKELHDVKLTAESLAGMIKLIEDGTISSKIAKKVFKELIENGGDAETIVKEKGLVQISDEGALLTAVEEALNNNPQSIEDFKAGKQKAIGFLVGQIMKATKGQANPQLVNKILVEEINKR is encoded by the coding sequence ATGGACTTTGAAACGGTGATTGGTCTAGAAGTACACGTAGAATTAAAAACGGATTCTAAAATTTTCTCGGCGAGCCCAAACCATTTTGGTGCGGCTCCAAATAGTAACACGACTGTAATCGACCTAGGCTACCCAGGTGTATTGCCTGTCGTCAATAAAAAGGCTGTTGATTTTGCAATGAAGGCTGCAATTGCCTTGAATTGCGAAGTGGCGGAAATTACGAAATTCGACCGGAAAAACTATTTTTACCCGGACAATCCTAAAGCATACCAAATTTCACAGTTCGATCAGCCGATCGGTGAGCATGGCTGGATTGAGATCGAAGTGGGCGGCAAGAAAAAGAAAATTGGCATTACCCGGATTCATATGGAAGAGGATGCTGGAAAGCTGACACATAAAGGGAACTATTCACTTTGTGATTATAACCGCCAAGGTACGCCACTTGTTGAAATCGTATCTGAACCGGATATCACTTCCCCGGAAGAAGCTTATGCTTATCTGGAAAAGTTGAAATCGATCATTCAATACACAGGAGTTTCCGATTGTAAAATGGAAGAAGGCTCACTTCGCTGTGATGCAAACATTTCCTTGAAACCTATCGGGCAAAAGGAATTCGGTACGAAAACCGAATTGAAAAACTTGAACTCATTCAACTTTGTCCGCAAAGGATTGGAGCATGAAGAAATCCGCCAAGCGGAAATCTTGAATGAAGGCGGCATAATCGAACAGGAAACACGCCGGTTCGATGAAGCTACAGGCAGAACGGTACTAATGCGAATTAAGGAAGGCTCCGATGATTATCGTTACTTCCCGGAACCGGACTTATTGACAATCCATATCGATGAAGAATGGAAAGCACGTATTGCTGCCGAGATTCCGGAACTTCCGGATGCCCGAAAAAAACGCTATGTCGAAGAATTCGGCTTACCTGAATATGATGCAGCCGTTTTGACGGTAACGAAAGAAAGTGCCGATTTCTTTGAAGCGACAGTTGCTTCAGGCGCGGATGCGAAACTAGCATCAAACTGGATCATGGGTGAGGTTTCTGCTTTCTTGAATGCAGAAGGAAAAGAGCTGCATGATGTCAAATTGACTGCCGAATCGTTGGCTGGAATGATCAAGCTGATTGAAGATGGCACGATTTCTTCTAAAATCGCGAAAAAAGTTTTCAAAGAATTGATTGAAAACGGCGGGGATGCTGAAACGATCGTCAAGGAGAAGGGACTAGTCCAAATTTCCGATGAAGGCGCATTGCTTACAGCCGTTGAAGAAGCTTTGAATAATAACCCGCAATCAATTGAAGATTTTAAGGCCGGTAAACAAAAAGCAATCGGCTTCCTTGTCGGACAGATCATGAAAGCGACAAAAGGACAGGCCAATCCACAGCTTGTTAATAAAATTTTGGTGGAAGAAATCAATAAACGTTAA
- the gatA gene encoding Asp-tRNA(Asn)/Glu-tRNA(Gln) amidotransferase subunit GatA — MSLFEQKVSELHERLHKKEISVTDLVNESYKRIGQVEDKVKAFLTLDEENARSQAKRLDDQLVKGENEGPLFGMPIGVKDNIVTKNLRTTCASKILENFDPIYDATVVQKLQKAETVTIGKLNMDEFAMGSSNENSAFQATRNPWNTEYVPGGSSGGSAASVASGEVLFSLGSDTGGSIRQPAAYCGVVGLKPTYGRVSRFGLVAFASSLDQIGPVTRTVEDNAYLLEAISGVDPMDSTSANVDVPSFVNSLTGDVRGLKIAVPKEYLGEGVGEEARNSVIEALKVLEGLGAEWEEVSLPHSKYALAAYYLLSSSEASANLSRFDGVRFGHRTDNAETLIEMYKQTRAEGFGDEVKRRIMLGTFSLSSGYYDAYYKKAQKVRTLIKKDFEDVFEKYDVIVGPTTPTPAFKIGEKVDDPLTMYANDILTIPVNLAGVPGISVPCGFAANGLPLGLQMIGKHFDESTIYRAAHAFEQATDFHKQFPKL, encoded by the coding sequence ATGTCGTTGTTCGAACAAAAAGTTTCTGAGCTTCATGAACGCTTACATAAGAAAGAGATAAGTGTCACTGATCTTGTTAACGAATCGTATAAGCGGATCGGACAGGTAGAGGACAAGGTGAAGGCATTTTTGACACTAGATGAAGAAAACGCCCGCAGTCAAGCAAAACGATTGGATGATCAATTGGTAAAAGGCGAGAACGAAGGCCCTTTATTTGGTATGCCAATCGGAGTGAAGGATAATATTGTCACTAAAAATTTGCGTACGACTTGTGCGAGCAAAATTTTGGAGAACTTTGATCCAATCTATGATGCAACCGTCGTTCAAAAACTACAAAAGGCAGAAACGGTTACGATCGGAAAATTGAATATGGATGAGTTTGCGATGGGTTCCTCTAATGAGAACTCCGCATTTCAAGCTACACGCAACCCATGGAACACGGAATATGTCCCAGGAGGTTCTTCGGGTGGTTCAGCTGCATCTGTCGCTTCCGGTGAAGTCCTATTCTCTTTAGGTTCCGATACGGGTGGTTCGATCCGCCAACCAGCTGCATATTGTGGAGTTGTCGGCTTAAAACCTACATATGGACGGGTTTCCCGATTCGGACTTGTAGCTTTTGCGTCTTCATTGGACCAAATTGGACCTGTCACAAGAACGGTTGAAGATAACGCTTATTTGCTTGAAGCGATTTCAGGTGTAGATCCAATGGATTCGACCTCTGCTAATGTTGACGTGCCGAGTTTTGTGAATTCATTAACAGGCGATGTTAGAGGATTGAAAATAGCCGTACCTAAAGAATATCTTGGTGAAGGCGTTGGCGAAGAAGCACGTAATTCCGTAATTGAAGCGTTAAAAGTATTAGAGGGGCTTGGAGCTGAGTGGGAAGAGGTATCCTTGCCGCATTCCAAATATGCCTTAGCTGCCTATTATTTGCTTTCTTCATCTGAAGCTTCGGCTAACCTTTCACGTTTTGACGGAGTGCGTTTCGGGCATCGTACCGATAATGCAGAAACTCTTATAGAAATGTATAAGCAAACCCGTGCAGAAGGATTCGGTGACGAAGTGAAGCGCCGTATCATGCTTGGAACGTTCTCCTTAAGTTCCGGTTATTATGATGCTTATTATAAAAAGGCTCAAAAAGTACGTACGTTAATCAAAAAAGACTTTGAAGATGTCTTTGAAAAATACGATGTCATCGTTGGGCCGACTACACCTACGCCTGCATTTAAAATTGGTGAGAAGGTCGACGATCCATTAACGATGTATGCCAATGATATCTTGACGATTCCAGTCAATCTTGCTGGTGTACCGGGTATATCCGTGCCGTGTGGATTCGCAGCGAATGGCCTTCCGCTTGGACTGCAAATGATTGGAAAGCATTTTGATGAAAGCACGATTTACCGAGCGGCTCACGCATTTGAGCAAGCAACAGATTTTCATAAACAATTTCCTAAGCTGTAA
- the pcrA gene encoding DNA helicase PcrA, producing the protein MQYLAEKLLIGLNEQQQKAVKSTDGPLLIMAGAGSGKTRVLTHRIAYLMVEKEIAPWNILAITFTNKAAREMKERIRAILGGASEDIWISTFHSMCVRILRRDIDRIGFNRNFSILDTTDQQSVIKQIMKDRNMDTKKYDYRAILGSISSAKNELVGPEEYLKTASDYFTKVTADVYMEYQKRLRKNSALDFDDLIMMTIQLFQLVPEVLEYYQRKFQYIHVDEYQDTNRAQYMLVKLLASRFRNLCVVGDSDQSIYRWRGADIANILSFEKDYPNANMIFLEQNYRSTKKILEAANKVIDNNQNRKPKNLWTENADGNKIFYYRADNEQGEAQFVAGKINELVQAGSRKYSDIAILYRTNAQSRVMEEVLLKSNINYAIVGGTKFYDRKEIKDLLAYLRLIANPDDDISLRRVINVPKRGIGATSMDKVADYADQYDVSIYKALESVEMVGISGKATKAAREFHTLITNYTNQQEYLSVTELVEEVIKKTGYREMLQAEKTIESQSRLENIDEFLSVTKAFEDNSEDKSLVGFLTDLALVADIDQLDENSEEATNTVTLMTLHSAKGLEYPVVFLLGLEEGVFPHSRSLMDEEEMEEERRLAYVGITRAENELFISNAQMRTLYGRTSMNPVSRFINEIPEELLEDLKPKPAPRARQTPFSSSRTGSPSTASTRKVPAFGRAVSAPSATGGEEIGWAVGDRASHKKWGIGTVVSVKGEGEGKELDIAFPSPIGIKRLLAKFAPVEKA; encoded by the coding sequence ATGCAATATTTAGCGGAAAAATTACTAATAGGTTTGAATGAACAGCAACAAAAAGCAGTGAAATCAACTGATGGCCCACTTTTAATCATGGCTGGGGCAGGAAGTGGAAAGACGCGTGTGCTGACTCACCGAATAGCTTACTTGATGGTCGAGAAGGAAATAGCGCCTTGGAACATCCTTGCAATCACGTTCACCAACAAGGCGGCACGTGAGATGAAGGAGAGGATACGTGCCATACTAGGCGGTGCATCCGAAGATATCTGGATTTCGACTTTCCACTCGATGTGTGTCCGAATTTTACGAAGAGATATTGACCGTATCGGATTTAATAGGAACTTCTCGATATTGGATACAACGGATCAGCAATCGGTCATAAAACAAATCATGAAAGATCGTAATATGGATACAAAGAAATATGATTACCGTGCCATTTTGGGTAGCATCAGTTCAGCGAAAAATGAATTGGTCGGGCCGGAAGAGTACCTGAAGACGGCATCTGATTACTTCACTAAAGTAACTGCCGATGTATATATGGAATATCAAAAACGGCTGCGTAAAAATTCAGCGCTCGATTTCGATGATTTGATCATGATGACGATTCAATTGTTCCAGCTCGTACCTGAGGTGCTTGAATATTATCAGCGTAAATTTCAATACATTCATGTTGACGAGTACCAAGATACGAACAGGGCTCAATACATGCTTGTTAAACTATTGGCTTCACGCTTCCGTAATCTCTGTGTTGTCGGGGATTCCGATCAATCGATCTATCGTTGGCGCGGTGCGGATATTGCGAATATCCTTTCATTTGAAAAAGATTACCCGAATGCCAACATGATTTTCCTTGAACAGAATTACCGCTCGACGAAAAAGATTCTTGAAGCGGCGAATAAGGTCATCGATAACAATCAAAACCGGAAGCCGAAAAATCTTTGGACCGAGAATGCTGATGGCAATAAGATATTCTATTACCGTGCGGACAATGAACAAGGGGAAGCGCAATTTGTAGCCGGTAAGATAAATGAGTTAGTGCAGGCCGGAAGCAGGAAATATTCAGATATAGCAATACTTTACAGGACAAATGCACAATCACGTGTCATGGAGGAAGTTCTGCTTAAATCCAATATAAATTATGCAATAGTCGGGGGCACCAAGTTCTATGACCGTAAAGAGATTAAGGATTTACTTGCCTATCTTCGCCTTATTGCGAATCCTGATGATGACATCAGTCTCCGCCGTGTAATCAATGTACCAAAACGCGGAATTGGTGCAACTTCAATGGACAAAGTGGCAGATTATGCAGATCAATATGATGTTTCCATCTATAAAGCACTCGAATCCGTTGAAATGGTAGGGATAAGCGGGAAGGCTACCAAAGCGGCAAGGGAATTCCATACGCTGATCACTAACTATACAAATCAGCAGGAATATTTATCCGTGACGGAACTTGTGGAGGAAGTCATTAAGAAAACCGGTTACCGTGAGATGCTGCAGGCAGAAAAAACGATTGAATCACAAAGCCGGCTTGAAAATATAGATGAGTTTTTATCTGTTACGAAAGCATTCGAAGATAACAGCGAGGACAAATCATTGGTGGGCTTTTTGACTGACCTGGCGTTGGTTGCCGATATAGACCAACTTGATGAGAATTCCGAAGAAGCTACAAATACGGTAACGTTGATGACACTGCATTCAGCGAAGGGACTTGAATATCCGGTGGTCTTTCTATTGGGCCTTGAAGAAGGGGTTTTCCCTCACAGCCGCTCGCTTATGGATGAAGAGGAGATGGAAGAAGAACGCCGTCTGGCTTATGTGGGAATTACAAGGGCTGAAAATGAGCTATTCATAAGCAATGCCCAAATGCGGACATTGTATGGACGGACTAGCATGAATCCTGTTTCACGTTTCATTAATGAAATACCAGAGGAACTACTTGAAGATTTAAAACCGAAACCGGCTCCTAGAGCAAGGCAAACACCTTTCAGTTCTTCAAGAACCGGATCTCCTTCAACAGCTTCAACAAGAAAAGTGCCTGCCTTTGGAAGAGCTGTTTCTGCACCATCCGCAACGGGCGGAGAAGAAATCGGCTGGGCTGTCGGCGACCGTGCATCCCATAAAAAATGGGGTATAGGAACCGTGGTGAGCGTAAAAGGGGAAGGCGAAGGCAAGGAACTGGATATAGCCTTCCCAAGTCCAATTGGCATCAAACGCCTATTGGCGAAATTTGCACCAGTTGAAAAAGCATAA
- the gatC gene encoding Asp-tRNA(Asn)/Glu-tRNA(Gln) amidotransferase subunit GatC, with translation MSRISMEQVKHVAHLARLAITEEEAQQFQHQLDQMISFAEQLNELDTDQVNPTSHVLDMKNVMREDVAKPGLPVEEVVKNAPDSKEGYIRVPSIIE, from the coding sequence ATGTCACGTATTTCTATGGAACAAGTTAAACACGTTGCCCATTTGGCTCGTTTGGCCATTACGGAAGAAGAAGCACAACAGTTTCAGCATCAGCTTGACCAAATGATTTCATTCGCGGAGCAGTTGAATGAGCTTGATACGGATCAAGTAAACCCGACTTCTCACGTTTTGGATATGAAGAATGTTATGCGCGAAGATGTCGCAAAACCGGGATTGCCAGTAGAAGAAGTAGTTAAAAATGCACCGGATAGCAAAGAAGGATATATCCGTGTACCATCTATAATTGAATAA
- a CDS encoding CamS family sex pheromone protein produces MRKHSILGMILILLLAGCAPSFEDKQEVVQDSKDKKETAIIPKYKISEEYYQTILPFEPSKARGLVVSNLNTRYDIEEFENGLMRLAQTQFDPEDYLFQEGQMLDSSTISSWLNRKYTDSQLKEKKMKASENLGLNPVDPGKGDIDKRNEENPIYLAHILEHNYLVKTKDNSVSLGGVVIGLALNSVHYYQKEAFGATYENKIDSKKLKQEGEKIAAEVLKRLRKMDKLKNVPITIALFEQNEKSSVVPGNFISYTNIDKGSDNIGKWTNLNEEYFLFPSASAEKKYRDDVNTFTNFKEDVEEYFPNFNGVIGRAFYMDDQLQSLNIDIPIQFYGNSEAIGFTQYVAGLVMERFPNYIAIQVSITSVNGPEALIVREANQDEPTVHIYE; encoded by the coding sequence ATGAGGAAACACTCTATTTTGGGGATGATTCTTATACTGCTTCTTGCTGGATGTGCGCCTAGTTTTGAGGATAAGCAAGAGGTAGTTCAAGACTCCAAAGACAAAAAAGAAACGGCAATTATTCCGAAGTATAAAATTTCGGAAGAATACTATCAAACAATCCTACCGTTTGAACCATCAAAAGCACGCGGTTTGGTCGTATCCAATCTAAATACCCGATATGACATTGAAGAATTCGAAAATGGATTGATGCGGTTGGCCCAAACCCAATTCGACCCGGAAGATTACCTGTTTCAAGAAGGGCAAATGCTGGATAGTTCCACGATATCTTCCTGGCTGAACAGAAAATATACCGATAGTCAGTTGAAAGAAAAGAAGATGAAGGCCTCAGAGAACCTTGGCCTGAATCCGGTTGATCCAGGTAAAGGAGACATTGATAAGCGGAATGAAGAAAACCCGATTTATCTTGCTCATATTTTAGAACATAATTACTTGGTCAAAACAAAGGATAATTCAGTGAGCCTTGGCGGGGTTGTCATAGGTCTTGCTTTGAATTCAGTGCATTACTATCAAAAAGAGGCATTCGGTGCCACCTATGAAAATAAAATAGATAGTAAAAAGCTGAAGCAAGAAGGGGAGAAAATTGCTGCAGAAGTCTTAAAAAGGCTGCGTAAAATGGACAAGCTGAAAAATGTTCCGATTACGATTGCCTTATTCGAGCAAAATGAAAAATCCTCGGTAGTTCCTGGGAATTTCATTTCCTATACAAATATTGATAAAGGCTCTGACAATATTGGAAAATGGACGAACTTGAATGAAGAGTATTTCCTATTTCCTTCTGCTAGTGCTGAAAAAAAATACCGTGATGACGTCAATACCTTCACGAACTTTAAAGAAGATGTCGAAGAGTACTTCCCTAACTTTAACGGAGTCATCGGCAGGGCGTTCTATATGGATGATCAATTGCAAAGTTTGAACATCGATATCCCGATTCAATTTTATGGGAACTCGGAAGCGATCGGCTTTACCCAATATGTTGCCGGGCTTGTAATGGAACGGTTCCCGAACTACATTGCCATACAGGTATCCATTACCTCTGTAAATGGACCTGAAGCGCTCATAGTCCGTGAAGCAAATCAAGACGAACCAACCGTGCATATATACGAATGA
- a CDS encoding diacylglycerol kinase: MKRARLIYNPTSGREAIKRSLPGVLAKLEEAGYEASAHATTGAGDATKAAKIAIERGYDIVIAAGGDGTIYEVVNGLATAEKRPKLGIIPTGTTNDFARALHLPKTIEGAAEIIAGGHTMPVDIGKMNDKYFINIAGGGRLTELTYDVPIKLKTMLGQLAYYIKGIEMLPSIKPTEVSIEYDGKIFEGEIMLFLVANTNSVGGFEKLAPDASLNDGMFTLLILKKANLADIVRVATLAMRGEHIHDKNVIYEKANRIKVHAKKDMMLNLDGEFGGMAPAEFVNQYRHFDVFIPQGILPDDPANK, from the coding sequence ATGAAAAGAGCAAGGTTGATTTACAACCCGACTTCGGGCCGGGAAGCCATTAAGAGAAGCCTGCCAGGTGTGCTAGCAAAACTTGAAGAAGCTGGTTATGAAGCTTCTGCACATGCGACGACCGGCGCTGGGGATGCGACGAAAGCGGCTAAGATAGCGATTGAACGCGGCTATGATATAGTTATTGCAGCAGGGGGCGACGGTACGATTTATGAGGTTGTTAATGGACTGGCCACTGCAGAGAAACGTCCGAAACTAGGAATCATTCCGACGGGAACGACTAATGATTTCGCGCGGGCGCTGCATTTACCGAAGACGATCGAAGGGGCGGCGGAAATTATTGCCGGTGGGCATACGATGCCAGTCGATATTGGAAAAATGAATGATAAGTATTTCATCAATATTGCTGGCGGAGGCAGATTGACCGAATTGACCTACGACGTGCCGATCAAGCTGAAAACCATGCTTGGTCAGCTAGCCTACTATATTAAAGGAATTGAAATGCTTCCTTCAATTAAGCCGACGGAAGTTTCTATTGAATATGATGGAAAGATTTTTGAAGGAGAGATCATGCTTTTCTTGGTGGCTAACACAAATTCGGTAGGCGGCTTCGAGAAACTGGCTCCTGACGCCTCTTTGAATGATGGGATGTTCACGTTGCTTATTTTGAAAAAGGCAAACCTCGCAGATATTGTCCGTGTCGCTACATTGGCAATGCGCGGTGAGCATATCCATGATAAGAATGTCATTTATGAAAAAGCCAACCGAATTAAAGTACATGCCAAAAAGGACATGATGCTTAATTTGGATGGGGAATTTGGCGGGATGGCCCCAGCTGAATTCGTAAATCAGTACCGCCATTTTGATGTATTCATCCCGCAAGGAATACTGCCGGACGATCCGGCAAATAAATAG
- a CDS encoding heptaprenylglyceryl phosphate synthase codes for MYDFREWKHVFKLDPNKEISDEALEKVCESGTDAIMVGGTDGITLENVLHLMARVRRYTVPCVMEISSVETVTPGFDLYFIPSVLNSTNPDWMMKLHQQAVKEYGYLLNWDEIFVEGYCILNPECKAAELTKANTDLDMDDVGAYAMMAEKMFNLPIFYLEYSGDYGDVQMVEAAKESLEDTILFYGGGIKSVEQAKEMSKIADVIVVGNVIYEDLKVALATVSAVK; via the coding sequence ATGTACGATTTTCGCGAGTGGAAACATGTTTTCAAACTCGATCCAAATAAAGAAATAAGTGATGAAGCCCTTGAAAAAGTTTGTGAATCCGGTACCGATGCAATAATGGTCGGGGGAACGGATGGAATCACGCTTGAGAATGTGCTTCATTTAATGGCACGTGTCAGAAGATATACCGTCCCATGTGTGATGGAAATTTCTTCTGTAGAAACGGTGACGCCAGGTTTTGATTTATATTTCATTCCGAGTGTCCTGAATAGCACCAACCCTGATTGGATGATGAAATTGCATCAGCAAGCAGTCAAGGAATACGGATACCTTTTGAATTGGGATGAAATTTTCGTTGAAGGGTACTGTATCCTGAATCCTGAGTGCAAGGCGGCCGAATTGACGAAAGCCAATACCGATTTGGATATGGATGATGTGGGTGCATACGCGATGATGGCGGAAAAAATGTTCAACCTGCCGATTTTTTATTTGGAATACAGTGGTGATTACGGCGATGTCCAGATGGTGGAAGCGGCCAAAGAGAGTTTGGAGGATACGATACTATTCTATGGCGGTGGGATAAAATCGGTTGAACAAGCCAAAGAGATGTCTAAGATTGCGGATGTCATCGTTGTCGGCAATGTGATTTATGAAGATTTAAAAGTGGCACTTGCAACAGTTTCGGCAGTTAAATGA
- the ligA gene encoding NAD-dependent DNA ligase LigA, giving the protein MDLQAAEKKVLELQTLLNQYSYEYYVLDQPSVPDAEYDRLLRELIEYEEKFPELQTADSPTQRVGGAILDMFEKVEHTTPMLSLGNAFNEGDLRDFDRKVRQSVGDDFSYVCELKIDGLAVTLQYENGFFVRGATRGDGTIGEDITANLKTIKSIPLKLREPVAIEVRGEAFMPKKSFESLNKAKNERGEEPFANPRNAAAGSLRQLDPKLAAKRNLDIFLYAIANFGETGVRSHSEGLDLLDRLGFKTNRERKTCSNIEEVIAYIVEWTEQRPNLAYDIDGIVVKVDSLEQQDELGFTAKSPRWAIAYKFPAEEVITTLRDIELNVGRTGVLTPTAVLDPVRVAGTTVQRASLHNEDLIREKDIRIGDQVVVKKAGDIIPEVVNVLAERRTGEEVEFKMPAECPECSSELVRLEGEVALRCINPKCPAQIREGLIHFVSRTAMNIDSLGEKVISLLFKEQLIQDVADIYKLTYDQLIALERMGDKSVNKLLQAIEASKTNSLEKLLFGLGIRHVGSKAAKTLAREFGTMEALSKASREDLTAINEIGDKMADSIVAYFELEEVHALLNELEAAGVNLTFKGPRAVAIEEIDSFFAGKTVVLTGKLYQLTRNEAKEKLEALGANVAGSVSKKTDLVIAGEDAGSKLEKAESLGVMVWDEERLIEELNN; this is encoded by the coding sequence ATGGACTTACAAGCTGCAGAGAAGAAAGTTCTAGAACTGCAAACGTTATTGAACCAATACAGCTATGAATATTATGTACTGGACCAGCCATCAGTACCTGATGCTGAATATGATCGGCTACTCCGTGAACTGATTGAGTATGAGGAGAAATTTCCGGAACTGCAAACGGCGGACTCACCGACACAACGGGTCGGTGGCGCCATTTTGGATATGTTTGAAAAAGTAGAGCATACCACACCGATGCTTAGTTTAGGCAATGCCTTCAATGAAGGTGACTTACGGGATTTTGACAGAAAGGTCAGACAATCCGTAGGTGACGATTTTTCCTATGTATGTGAATTGAAAATTGATGGACTTGCCGTCACTCTTCAATATGAGAATGGATTTTTCGTAAGAGGGGCAACTCGTGGAGATGGAACGATCGGTGAAGATATTACCGCTAATTTGAAAACGATCAAGTCGATTCCATTGAAGTTGCGGGAGCCGGTTGCCATAGAAGTGCGCGGTGAGGCCTTCATGCCAAAAAAATCATTCGAATCATTGAACAAGGCAAAAAATGAACGTGGTGAGGAACCATTTGCAAACCCACGAAATGCGGCTGCCGGTTCGTTAAGGCAGCTTGACCCAAAACTCGCTGCAAAACGGAACTTGGATATTTTCCTTTATGCGATTGCCAATTTTGGGGAAACAGGAGTCCGTTCCCACAGTGAGGGTCTGGATTTATTGGATCGCCTCGGGTTTAAGACGAATCGGGAAAGAAAAACATGCTCCAATATAGAGGAAGTAATAGCTTATATAGTAGAATGGACGGAGCAACGTCCAAACTTAGCCTATGATATTGATGGAATTGTCGTTAAGGTGGATTCCCTTGAACAGCAGGATGAATTAGGTTTTACTGCAAAAAGTCCGCGATGGGCCATTGCGTATAAATTCCCAGCTGAAGAAGTCATTACAACCCTAAGGGATATCGAGCTGAATGTGGGCCGTACGGGTGTATTGACTCCGACCGCCGTTTTGGATCCCGTTCGGGTAGCAGGTACGACTGTGCAGCGAGCTTCACTTCATAACGAAGACTTAATCCGTGAAAAGGACATCAGAATCGGAGATCAAGTGGTTGTGAAAAAAGCGGGTGATATCATTCCAGAGGTGGTCAATGTACTGGCAGAGCGCCGTACAGGGGAAGAAGTCGAGTTTAAGATGCCGGCTGAGTGCCCGGAATGCAGCAGTGAACTTGTCCGGCTTGAGGGAGAGGTTGCTTTACGCTGCATCAACCCGAAGTGTCCTGCACAAATAAGGGAAGGCTTGATTCACTTTGTTTCCCGTACAGCAATGAATATAGACAGTCTTGGTGAAAAAGTGATTAGCTTGTTGTTTAAAGAACAACTCATACAAGATGTGGCTGATATTTATAAGCTTACATACGATCAACTGATTGCTTTGGAAAGGATGGGGGATAAATCCGTCAATAAGCTCCTTCAAGCAATCGAGGCTTCGAAAACCAATTCGTTGGAAAAATTACTATTCGGACTGGGCATTCGCCATGTTGGTTCAAAAGCGGCCAAGACACTAGCACGTGAGTTCGGGACGATGGAAGCCTTGAGCAAGGCGAGCCGTGAAGACCTAACGGCCATTAATGAAATAGGTGATAAGATGGCCGATTCCATCGTAGCCTATTTTGAATTGGAAGAAGTCCATGCGTTACTCAATGAATTGGAAGCAGCCGGTGTGAACCTTACATTTAAAGGCCCAAGAGCTGTTGCCATTGAAGAAATCGATTCCTTTTTTGCCGGTAAAACAGTCGTTTTAACGGGGAAATTGTATCAGTTAACGCGTAACGAAGCAAAAGAGAAATTAGAGGCGCTAGGAGCCAACGTTGCTGGAAGTGTCAGCAAGAAAACCGATTTGGTCATAGCTGGCGAAGATGCCGGTTCCAAACTGGAAAAAGCGGAAAGCCTAGGCGTCATGGTATGGGATGAAGAGAGACTGATTGAGGAACTAAATAATTAA
- a CDS encoding RNA polymerase sigma factor — protein MTDELVEKVRAGNEHAFRMLIETYKQTIYRTVYSVLRNQKDAEDVTQEVFIKIYTSLPQYKNQGFKTWITRIAVNHAIDLKRKRERQKEDLQEEHSSEANLGLTDDAEAVFFRNERRKQVLRKLNDIPEGYRDVVYSYYIKEKTFKQIAEEQQIQVKSVEVKLYRARNWMRKHWKEEDFS, from the coding sequence GTGACGGATGAGTTAGTTGAAAAGGTAAGGGCTGGGAATGAGCATGCATTCCGAATGTTGATTGAAACATATAAACAGACGATTTATAGGACTGTCTATTCCGTCTTGCGGAATCAAAAGGATGCAGAAGATGTTACCCAGGAAGTCTTTATCAAAATCTACACCTCTCTTCCTCAATATAAGAACCAAGGCTTCAAAACCTGGATTACCCGAATTGCGGTCAATCATGCTATCGATCTAAAGAGAAAGAGGGAACGTCAAAAGGAAGATTTGCAGGAAGAACATTCATCGGAAGCTAATTTGGGCTTAACGGATGATGCCGAGGCCGTATTCTTTCGGAATGAAAGGCGAAAGCAAGTATTACGGAAGCTGAATGACATTCCAGAGGGATATCGGGATGTTGTATATAGCTATTACATAAAGGAAAAGACATTCAAGCAAATTGCAGAGGAACAGCAGATTCAAGTGAAATCTGTGGAGGTAAAGCTATATCGGGCAAGAAATTGGATGAGAAAACATTGGAAAGAGGAGGATTTTTCATGA